A single region of the Raphanus sativus cultivar WK10039 chromosome 1, ASM80110v3, whole genome shotgun sequence genome encodes:
- the LOC108830173 gene encoding protein NUCLEAR FUSION DEFECTIVE 4, producing MRPRIRDASDKLRPTRSSSFHHDGEPKFHRKHPPPLRTMFGRWRKWTVLVAAIWIQASTGTNFDFSAYSSHLKSVLGISQVRLNYLAVASDLGKAFGWSSGIALGYFPLSVVLFAAAAMGFVGYGVQWLVITNIITLPYSLVFLCCLLAGLSICWFNTACFILCIRHFPTNRALALSLTVSFNGISAALYSLAFNAINPSSSNLYLLLNSLVPLVVSLASLYPVLVKPSLDTTPDSESSRRHDSHVFAIMNVVAVVTSFHLLLSSSSASARLHLFGAIFLLVFPLCAPLLVYARDYYFPDITNQRLHNDSSGYVMLNIDELKMQKASVTTGTAKEGNVVRLGDEHSFGLLISRLEFWLYYIAYFCGGTIGLVYSNNLGQIAQSLGQSSTTLVTIYSSFSFFGRLLSAAPDFMHKRFRLTRTGWFTIALLPTPFAFFLLAISSLQQTALQTATALIGLSSGFIFAAAVSITSELFGPNSVGVNHNILITNIPVGSLLYGFIAASIYEANANPEIRTFVSDSVVCIGRDCYHRTFVLWGFLSLLGLAWSLLLCLRTKPVYHRLEQDRVSVTTSSYKDIDSM from the exons ATGAGACCTCGTATCCGTGATGCCTCTGACAAACTCCGTCCCACCCGATCCTCCTCCTTCCACCACGACGGTGAACCAAAGTTTCACCGCAAACACCCTCCGCCTCTCCGCACCATGTTCGGCCGATGGCGCAAATGGACCGTCCTCGTGGCGGCGATCTGGATCCAGGCCTCGACTGGAACCAACTTCGACTTCTCCGCCTACTCCTCCCATCTCAAATCAGTCCTCGGAATCTCCCAGGTGAGGTTGAACTACCTCGCGGTGGCTTCCGATTTGGGTAAAGCCTTCGGCTGGTCGTCGGGGATCGCTCTTGGTTATTTCCCCCTCTCCGTCGTTCTTTTCGCCGCCGCCGCTATGGGCTTCGTTGGCTATGGTGTTCAGTGGTTAGTCATCACCAACATCATCACTCTTCCTTACTCTCTG gTGTTTCTGTGCTGCTTGTTGGCTGGATTGAGCATATGTTGGTTCAACACAGCTTGTTTCATCCTCTGTATCCGTCACTTCCCGACCAACCGTGCACTCGCTTTGTCACTAACCGTCAGCTTCAATGGAATCAGTGCAGCCTTATACTCCCTCGCTTTCAATGCTATTAACCCTTCATCGTCCAATCTATACCTTCTGCTGAACTCTCTTGTTCCTCTTGTTGTCTCGTTAGCTTCGCTTTATCCTGTTCTTGTTAAACCATCTCTAGACACTACGCCAGACAGCGAGTCGTCAAGGCGACATGACTCCCATGTGTTTGCCATTATGAATGTCGTAGCTGTCGTCACCAGTTTCCACCTTCTCTTGTCTAGCTCCAGTGCATCAGCTCGTTTGCATTTGTTCGGAGCTATCTTCCTTCTGGTCTTCCCCTTGTGTGCTCCTCTTCTCGTTTACGCCCGGGATTACTATTTTCCCGACATTACTAACCAGCGTTTACACAATGACAGCTCTGGCTATGTTATGCTTAACATAGACGAGCTCAAGATGCAGAAAGCATCTGTTACGACGGGTACTGCCAAGGAAGGGAACGTAGTGAGGCTCGGTGATGAACACTCGTTTGGATTGCTCATTAGTAGGTTGGAGTTTTGGTTATACTACATTGCTTATTTCTGTGGTGGCACGATTGGCCTTGTTTATAGCAACAACTTGGGTCAGATCGCTCAGTCTTTAGGACAAAGCTCGACAACACTCGTCACAATCTActcttctttctccttctttGGTCGGTTGCTCTCTGCCGCACCAGACTTTATGCACAA GAGGTTTCGTTTGACAAGAACCGGCTGGTTTACAATCGCACTCTTGCCAACCCCATTCGCTTTCTTTCTACTTGCGATATCATCCTTGCAGCAAACGGCATTGCAGACCGCAACTGCTTTAATCGGTCTGAGCTCCGGTTTCATATTCGCAGCAGCAGTCTCCATAACATCTGAGCTTTTTGGACCTAATAGCGTAGGTGTTAACCACAATATTCTCATCACAAACATACCAGTCGGCTCACTCCTATACGGATTCATCGCTGCATCCATCTACGAAGCCAACGCAAACCCCGAGATAAGAACCTTCGTGTCTGACTCGGTCGTTTGCATCGGAAGAGATTGCTACCACAGAACGTTTGTGCTTTGGGGTTTCTTGTCCCTTCTTGGCCTCGCTTGGAGTCTTTTGCTGTGCTTGAGAACCAAACCGGTTTATCACCGGCTTGAACAAGACCGGGTTTCCGTAACGACGTCGTCGTACAAGGATATTGATTCGatgtaa